In one Rhodococcus sp. B50 genomic region, the following are encoded:
- a CDS encoding dihydrolipoamide acetyltransferase family protein, which yields MTNPTRVVQEFRLPDLGEGLTEADWVRWAVEVGDRVELNQTVGEVETAKATVELPSPYAGIVTELLVEPGRTVPVGAPLLRVATEDGPTEVSGGGSPSRPSVLVGYGPGDAPQSRRAARRASAGTAGADDADPPPARPDAKPGARKLAALLEVDLDTVTGTGRGGVITRDDVRRTAGKGEELTAGKGEQSAEAPPHAPDPTVERTTRIPIGGVRKRTAAAVSRSAFTAPHATVFLTCDATATVDLVSGLRASPAFEGIRPTALSIVSRALLRAIADEPSLNARWDDDAGEIVLHHDVHLGIATATSDGLKVPVVREAQRLSLPRLARSIAEAADRARTGRSTPAELTGSTVSVTNVGVFGVDAGTPILNPGESAILAVGAISDRPWVVDGTLAIRKVVTLSLSFDHRLVDGEQAGRALATIGAFLADPVPSLLAGM from the coding sequence ATGACGAATCCCACGCGCGTAGTACAGGAATTCCGGCTCCCGGATCTGGGTGAGGGACTCACCGAAGCGGACTGGGTGCGGTGGGCTGTCGAGGTCGGCGACCGGGTCGAGCTCAACCAGACCGTCGGGGAGGTCGAGACCGCCAAGGCCACGGTGGAACTGCCCTCACCGTATGCAGGCATCGTCACCGAATTGCTGGTCGAACCGGGTCGGACGGTTCCGGTCGGGGCACCATTGCTGCGGGTCGCCACGGAGGACGGACCCACCGAGGTGTCCGGCGGCGGCAGCCCGTCCCGTCCGTCGGTGCTGGTGGGTTACGGACCCGGCGATGCCCCGCAGAGCAGGCGCGCGGCCCGCCGGGCATCGGCCGGCACCGCTGGTGCCGACGATGCCGACCCACCACCCGCACGACCCGATGCGAAGCCCGGCGCGCGCAAACTCGCCGCCCTCCTCGAGGTCGACCTCGACACGGTGACAGGCACCGGGCGAGGTGGGGTCATCACACGTGACGACGTACGGCGCACCGCCGGTAAAGGCGAGGAACTTACCGCCGGCAAAGGCGAGCAATCCGCGGAGGCGCCTCCGCACGCACCCGATCCCACCGTCGAGCGGACCACGCGTATACCCATCGGAGGAGTCCGTAAGCGAACCGCGGCGGCCGTCTCACGTAGCGCTTTCACCGCGCCGCACGCCACGGTCTTCCTCACCTGCGACGCGACCGCCACCGTCGATCTCGTATCCGGACTGCGCGCGTCGCCGGCCTTCGAGGGTATCCGCCCGACCGCACTGAGCATCGTCTCGCGCGCACTGCTGAGGGCGATCGCCGACGAACCGTCGCTCAACGCGCGCTGGGACGACGACGCGGGCGAGATCGTCCTCCACCACGACGTGCACCTCGGGATCGCCACTGCGACCTCCGACGGCCTGAAGGTCCCCGTCGTCCGTGAGGCCCAGCGACTGTCGTTACCGCGATTGGCACGCTCGATCGCCGAGGCCGCCGACCGTGCGCGGACGGGTCGGTCCACGCCGGCCGAACTGACCGGTTCGACGGTCTCGGTGACGAACGTGGGGGTGTTCGGGGTGGATGCGGGAACACCGATCCTCAATCCCGGCGAGTCGGCGATTCTCGCCGTGGGGGCGATCTCCGACCGTCCGTGGGTGGTCGACGGCACCCTCGCGATCCGGAAGGTCGTCACGCTGTCGCTGTCGTTCGATCATCGACTCGTCGACGGCGAGCAGGCAGGACGGGCACTCGCGACGATCGGTGCGTTCCTCGCCGACCCGGTGCCGTCCTTGCTCGCCGGCATGTGA
- a CDS encoding Re/Si-specific NAD(P)(+) transhydrogenase subunit alpha, with translation MSTEGSNTGSGAHRRPTVGVVRETNDGERRVALVPKIVPTLIGKGLDVIVESGAGQGALIPDAAYKEAGASVGDAWSADIVVKVAPPSDAEIARLTSGQRLIGFLAPRNAHNQIGALTGAGVEAYAVEAIPRISRAQVMDALSSQANVAGYKAVLVAASESTRFFPMLTTAAGTVKPATVLVLGVGVAGLQALATAKRLGGRTTGYDVRPEVADQVRSVGAQWLDLGIDAAGEGGYARELTEAERAQQQQALEDAIKGFDVVITTALVPGRPAPRLVTAAAVEGMKPGSVIVDLAGETGGNCELTEPGQTVVKHDVTICSPLNLPATMPEHASELYSKNVYALIELLLDESGALAPDFSDEILAAACVTRSKENS, from the coding sequence TTGAGTACCGAAGGATCGAACACGGGGAGCGGAGCGCACCGCCGTCCGACCGTCGGCGTGGTTCGTGAGACGAACGACGGGGAACGGCGGGTCGCGCTCGTACCGAAGATCGTGCCCACCCTGATCGGCAAGGGTCTCGACGTGATCGTCGAATCAGGTGCCGGCCAGGGCGCGCTGATTCCGGATGCGGCGTACAAGGAAGCCGGCGCGAGCGTCGGTGATGCCTGGTCCGCCGACATCGTGGTCAAGGTCGCCCCGCCGAGCGACGCCGAGATCGCCCGCCTGACCTCCGGTCAGCGGCTGATCGGCTTCCTCGCCCCGCGCAACGCCCACAATCAGATCGGCGCCCTGACCGGCGCCGGTGTCGAGGCGTACGCCGTCGAGGCCATCCCGCGTATCTCCCGCGCGCAGGTCATGGATGCCCTGTCGTCGCAGGCGAACGTCGCCGGTTACAAGGCCGTGCTGGTGGCCGCGAGCGAATCCACGCGCTTCTTCCCGATGCTCACCACCGCCGCCGGCACCGTGAAGCCGGCGACCGTGCTGGTGCTCGGTGTGGGTGTCGCGGGTCTGCAGGCGCTGGCCACAGCGAAGCGTCTCGGAGGCCGCACCACCGGTTACGACGTGCGTCCCGAGGTCGCCGACCAGGTCCGGTCGGTCGGTGCCCAGTGGCTCGACCTCGGCATCGACGCCGCCGGTGAGGGCGGCTATGCACGCGAGCTCACCGAAGCCGAGCGGGCCCAGCAGCAGCAAGCGCTCGAAGACGCCATCAAGGGCTTCGACGTCGTCATCACCACCGCGCTCGTGCCGGGCCGCCCCGCGCCGCGCCTGGTGACCGCCGCCGCGGTCGAGGGGATGAAGCCGGGTTCGGTGATCGTCGACCTCGCCGGCGAGACCGGTGGCAACTGCGAACTCACCGAGCCGGGGCAGACGGTCGTCAAGCACGACGTCACCATCTGCTCGCCGCTCAACCTGCCCGCGACGATGCCGGAGCATGCCTCCGAGCTCTACTCGAAGAACGTGTACGCGCTGATCGAGCTGCTGCTCGACGAGTCCGGTGCCCTGGCCCCGGACTTCTCGGACGAGATTCTCGCGGCTGCCTGCGTGACGCGTTCGAAGGAGAACTCCTAG
- a CDS encoding NAD(P) transhydrogenase subunit alpha, with amino-acid sequence MYNELLANIAILVLAGFVGFAVISKVPNTLHTPLMSGTNAIHGIVVLGALVVLGHLPGDAHWGIKIILFVALVFGTLNVVGGFVVTDRMLGMFKQRKDSPAAQKKGADA; translated from the coding sequence ATGTACAACGAACTACTCGCGAACATCGCGATTCTGGTCCTGGCCGGATTCGTCGGTTTCGCCGTCATCTCCAAGGTGCCGAACACGCTGCACACGCCGCTGATGTCGGGCACCAACGCCATCCACGGCATCGTCGTGCTCGGCGCACTCGTCGTGCTCGGTCACCTCCCCGGCGATGCCCACTGGGGCATCAAGATCATCCTGTTCGTCGCTCTGGTCTTCGGCACCCTGAACGTCGTCGGTGGCTTCGTCGTCACCGACCGCATGCTCGGGATGTTCAAGCAGCGCAAGGACTCCCCGGCTGCACAGAAGAAGGGGGCTGACGCCTGA
- a CDS encoding SIR2 family NAD-dependent protein deacylase: protein MNVPDSVLDLARSARRVAVLTGAGMSAESGVPTFRDAQTGLWENFDATALATPEAWADDPATVWAWYQWRVALVRRVEPNAGHRALADWAHSARVRIVTQNVDDLHERAGSRDVTHLHGSLFAPRCSRCERAVDLPDPPEDPVARLDPPACPVCGGDGRPGVVWFGEMLPQEPWETATESLRDADLLLVIGTSGVVYPAAGLPSLARSHGVPVVEIDPRETDLSDQADHTWRTTAAVGLPALVDALKI, encoded by the coding sequence ATGAACGTGCCGGACTCCGTCCTCGACCTCGCCCGTTCGGCCCGCCGCGTCGCCGTCCTGACCGGCGCCGGGATGTCCGCCGAGAGCGGTGTCCCCACCTTCCGCGATGCGCAGACCGGACTGTGGGAGAACTTCGACGCGACCGCCCTCGCCACACCGGAGGCCTGGGCGGACGATCCTGCGACGGTCTGGGCCTGGTACCAGTGGCGGGTCGCGCTCGTCCGGCGCGTGGAACCCAACGCCGGACACCGCGCCCTCGCCGACTGGGCACACTCCGCCCGCGTGCGGATCGTGACGCAGAATGTCGACGACCTCCACGAACGGGCCGGGAGCCGCGACGTCACCCATCTGCACGGGAGCCTGTTCGCCCCACGGTGCAGCCGGTGCGAGCGCGCCGTCGATCTTCCCGATCCCCCGGAGGACCCCGTCGCCCGCCTCGACCCGCCGGCGTGCCCTGTGTGTGGCGGTGACGGGCGGCCCGGCGTGGTGTGGTTCGGCGAGATGCTGCCGCAGGAACCGTGGGAGACCGCGACCGAGTCTCTGCGCGACGCCGATCTGCTCCTGGTCATCGGCACGTCGGGAGTCGTCTATCCCGCTGCCGGCCTGCCGTCGCTCGCGCGCAGCCACGGCGTGCCGGTGGTGGAGATCGATCCGCGCGAGACCGATCTCAGCGATCAGGCCGACCACACGTGGCGGACGACGGCAGCGGTGGGACTCCCGGCCCTCGTCGACGCACTGAAGATCTGA
- a CDS encoding NAD(P)(+) transhydrogenase (Re/Si-specific) subunit beta — protein sequence MSYLVSVLYIIAFAMFIYGLSGLTGPKTAVRGNYIAAAGMALAVVAVLIDIRDTENWGLIIGGLAVGVILGVPPALKTKMTAMPQLVALFNGVGGGTVALIAWAEYLESTSFTTLDDQPTVVMIVGSLFAAIIGSISFWGSLVAFAKLQELLNKNLEKKLVAAAKLFQLANIVLVLASIAIAVYIGISADGEPLASWWILLLLVVAGLMGLFVVFPIGGADMPVVISLLNALTGLSAAAAGLALNNQAMIVAGMIVGASGTILTNLMAKAMNRSIPAIVFGAFGGSEAAGGVASASGGTVKATSASDAAIQMAYANQVIVVPGYGLAVAQAQHAVKEMAALLEDRGVEVKYAIHPVAGRMPGHMNVLLAEADVEYDAMKEMDDINGEFSRTDVTIVIGANDVTNPAARQDSSSPIYGMPILNVDQSKSVIVLKRSMSSGYAGIDNPLFTADNTSMLFGDAKKMVSEVTEELKAL from the coding sequence ATGAGTTACCTCGTCTCGGTCCTGTACATCATCGCCTTCGCGATGTTCATCTACGGTCTGTCGGGTCTGACCGGCCCGAAGACCGCCGTGCGCGGCAACTACATCGCCGCGGCCGGTATGGCCCTGGCCGTCGTCGCCGTGCTCATCGACATCCGCGACACGGAGAACTGGGGTCTGATCATCGGCGGTCTGGCCGTCGGCGTCATCCTCGGCGTCCCGCCGGCACTGAAGACCAAGATGACGGCCATGCCGCAGCTGGTCGCGCTGTTCAACGGCGTCGGTGGTGGCACCGTCGCGCTCATCGCGTGGGCCGAATACCTCGAGTCCACCAGCTTCACCACGCTCGACGACCAACCCACCGTGGTCATGATCGTCGGTTCGCTGTTCGCCGCGATCATCGGTTCGATCTCGTTCTGGGGTTCGCTCGTCGCCTTCGCGAAGCTGCAGGAACTGCTGAACAAGAATCTCGAGAAGAAGCTGGTCGCGGCGGCGAAGCTGTTCCAGCTGGCCAACATCGTGCTGGTGCTCGCGTCGATTGCGATCGCCGTCTACATCGGCATCAGCGCCGACGGTGAGCCGCTCGCCTCGTGGTGGATCCTGCTGCTGCTCGTCGTGGCCGGTCTGATGGGTCTGTTCGTGGTCTTCCCGATCGGCGGCGCCGACATGCCCGTCGTCATCTCGCTGCTCAACGCACTGACCGGTCTGTCCGCTGCGGCTGCGGGCCTGGCGCTGAACAACCAGGCCATGATCGTCGCGGGCATGATCGTCGGTGCCTCCGGCACGATCCTGACCAACCTCATGGCCAAGGCCATGAACCGGTCGATCCCCGCGATCGTCTTCGGCGCCTTCGGTGGCAGCGAAGCAGCCGGCGGCGTGGCCTCGGCCTCGGGTGGCACGGTCAAGGCCACCTCGGCTTCGGATGCCGCCATCCAGATGGCGTACGCCAACCAGGTCATCGTCGTGCCCGGCTACGGTTTGGCTGTTGCCCAGGCCCAGCACGCCGTCAAGGAGATGGCGGCGCTGCTCGAGGACCGCGGCGTCGAGGTCAAGTACGCGATCCACCCGGTCGCCGGTCGTATGCCCGGACACATGAACGTCCTGCTCGCCGAAGCCGATGTCGAGTACGACGCGATGAAGGAGATGGACGACATCAACGGCGAGTTCAGCCGCACCGATGTCACCATCGTGATCGGCGCGAACGACGTCACCAACCCGGCGGCCCGCCAGGACTCGTCGAGCCCGATCTACGGCATGCCGATCCTCAATGTCGACCAGTCGAAGTCGGTCATCGTGCTCAAGCGCTCGATGAGCTCCGGTTACGCCGGTATCGACAACCCGCTGTTCACCGCCGACAACACGTCGATGCTGTTCGGTGACGCGAAGAAGATGGTCTCGGAGGTCACCGAGGAACTGAAGGCCCTGTAG